The proteins below come from a single Phorcysia thermohydrogeniphila genomic window:
- a CDS encoding ATP cone domain-containing protein translates to MAKRFVIDSSGEKYPFSKGVLVRSLTRTGLSVEEAYEVADEVASSFRGTITSEKLTELVYNILKAKFGKSFANRYKSLVKEGEILVSEDDGKTYVPFSRGILASSIRSAGVDVQEAFDIAKEVAEHFRRSAKFHISRSEIRDITSKLLKKRLGKEYAQRYLFWRQTKQLSKPIIILIGGATGVGKSRLAAELAGILEINRMASTDSIREVMRKMVSKEFVPSIHVSSYEAGDVIYKYAKLERKQKILYGFLDQVEKVLTGVEAVIQRAIKENISLIVEGIHLIPGIFEKMKNKAHIVHIILTTFDEEIHRSRFRSREKMSQRTSKKYLRNFGAIRLIQDFLYRTAHEKGIPVIENIDFDQTREKALEVITDKLIEEVGIKV, encoded by the coding sequence ATGGCAAAAAGGTTCGTAATTGATAGCTCAGGGGAGAAGTACCCATTTTCTAAAGGGGTCTTGGTTCGCTCACTCACCAGAACGGGACTTTCGGTGGAGGAGGCCTACGAGGTAGCAGATGAGGTAGCTTCCTCCTTCAGGGGAACTATCACCTCTGAGAAGCTGACAGAGCTCGTATACAACATACTCAAGGCAAAGTTTGGAAAGAGCTTTGCAAATAGGTATAAGAGCCTCGTAAAAGAGGGTGAGATTTTAGTCTCAGAGGATGACGGAAAAACCTACGTCCCTTTCTCCCGAGGGATTCTGGCAAGCTCCATCAGGTCTGCCGGCGTTGACGTTCAGGAGGCCTTTGACATAGCAAAGGAGGTTGCCGAACACTTTAGGCGTAGCGCCAAGTTTCACATTTCCCGCTCTGAGATTAGGGACATTACGAGCAAGCTCCTAAAGAAGAGGCTCGGAAAGGAGTACGCCCAGAGGTATCTCTTCTGGCGTCAGACTAAACAGCTAAGCAAGCCGATAATAATCCTCATCGGTGGCGCAACCGGCGTAGGCAAATCGCGACTTGCTGCTGAGCTTGCAGGAATTCTTGAAATAAACCGTATGGCCTCTACCGACTCCATCAGGGAAGTTATGAGGAAGATGGTTTCTAAGGAGTTCGTTCCCTCTATCCACGTTTCAAGCTACGAGGCCGGAGACGTTATCTACAAGTACGCAAAGCTTGAGAGGAAGCAGAAAATCCTCTACGGTTTCCTTGACCAAGTAGAGAAAGTCCTCACAGGAGTTGAGGCAGTAATTCAGAGGGCAATCAAGGAGAACATCAGCCTCATCGTTGAAGGTATCCACCTAATTCCCGGCATCTTTGAAAAGATGAAAAACAAAGCTCACATAGTCCACATAATTCTCACAACCTTTGACGAGGAGATACACCGGAGTAGGTTTAGATCCAGAGAGAAGATGTCCCAGAGAACGAGCAAAAAATACCTGAGGAACTTTGGGGCAATCAGGCTCATTCAGGACTTCCTCTACAGAACGGCTCACGAAAAAGGAATACCGGTTATAGAGAACATTGACTTTGACCAGACGAGGGAAAAAGCCCTTGAGGTAATCACAGATAAACTCATAGAGGAGGTTGGAATAAAAGTATGA
- the crcB gene encoding fluoride efflux transporter CrcB yields MTLLFIGLGGFFGAISRFLISGFVQKLLGTTFPFGTLSVNVIGSFLIGFLVMLFENMLSPEWKAFFITGFLGALTTFSTFSLETVVLLQEGLYERALLNVALNVLTCLIATVCGMALFKAIFKV; encoded by the coding sequence ATGACTCTTCTCTTCATAGGTCTTGGGGGATTTTTCGGCGCTATATCCCGCTTCCTCATTTCCGGTTTTGTTCAGAAGCTCTTGGGTACCACGTTTCCCTTTGGAACACTTTCAGTAAACGTTATAGGTAGCTTCCTCATAGGTTTCCTCGTAATGCTCTTTGAGAATATGCTCTCCCCCGAGTGGAAGGCCTTTTTCATAACCGGTTTCTTAGGAGCTCTAACAACATTCTCAACATTTAGCCTTGAAACGGTTGTCCTCCTTCAGGAAGGCCTATACGAGAGAGCTCTCCTAAACGTCGCCCTAAACGTTCTTACCTGCCTGATTGCTACAGTCTGCGGAATGGCCCTCTTTAAAGCTATCTTTAAAGTGTAA
- a CDS encoding TIGR00296 family protein has translation MFLDIEKGKFLVNLARAAIEEYLNHGVQIEPPANTPSELFDKRGVFVTLKKFPSGELRGCIGFPEPIIPLVIATIYAAISAATNDPRFRPVRPHEMENLVVEVTVLTPPERLNVPPNDLPKAIKVGRDGLIVRCGAAAGLLLPQVPVEWGWNEEEFLSQVCIKAGLPPNCWLNPACEFYKFQGQVFTEVKPYGEVIEEDLSP, from the coding sequence ATGTTTCTTGACATTGAAAAGGGAAAATTCTTGGTGAACTTAGCAAGGGCAGCAATTGAGGAATACTTAAACCACGGAGTCCAGATAGAACCGCCTGCTAACACGCCATCGGAGCTCTTTGATAAGAGAGGCGTCTTTGTAACGCTTAAAAAGTTCCCGTCTGGAGAACTCCGTGGCTGCATAGGCTTCCCAGAACCAATAATACCTCTTGTAATAGCGACAATTTATGCAGCTATCTCTGCTGCAACTAACGACCCTCGTTTTCGCCCGGTAAGACCCCACGAGATGGAAAACCTTGTTGTTGAGGTTACGGTTCTAACTCCACCTGAAAGGCTTAACGTCCCGCCCAATGACCTTCCCAAGGCCATAAAGGTAGGAAGGGACGGCCTCATAGTTCGCTGCGGTGCCGCGGCAGGTCTACTGCTTCCACAGGTTCCAGTAGAGTGGGGTTGGAACGAAGAGGAATTCTTATCTCAGGTTTGCATAAAAGCAGGACTTCCACCTAACTGCTGGCTAAATCCCGCGTGCGAGTTTTACAAGTTCCAAGGACAGGTTTTCACAGAAGTAAAACCCTACGGAGAAGTTATAGAGGAAGATTTATCACCTTAA
- a CDS encoding site-2 protease family protein: protein MQEWLLEFLVTLPAVLWAITIHEFAHGIVAYKLGDPTPKITGRLTLNPFAHIDFIGFLALLIVHFGWAKPVLVNPQNFRKLSRKTGEVLVAFAGPFANFLSAFVSALILKHFPFGTLPPNVSEPLYYMVGYSLLINVAFGVFNLLPVPPLDGSKILEAFLPPKLYYSYKKIEPYGFIILIIIVISPVLNWILLPLVNAIINAMRAIT, encoded by the coding sequence TTGCAAGAGTGGCTACTTGAGTTTTTAGTTACGCTTCCTGCTGTTCTTTGGGCAATAACCATCCACGAGTTTGCTCACGGAATCGTTGCCTATAAACTTGGCGACCCTACCCCAAAGATAACAGGAAGGTTAACCCTAAACCCTTTTGCTCACATTGACTTTATAGGGTTCTTAGCTCTTCTCATCGTCCACTTTGGCTGGGCAAAACCGGTACTGGTCAACCCACAGAATTTTAGGAAGCTCAGCAGAAAAACAGGTGAGGTACTTGTAGCCTTTGCAGGACCTTTCGCCAACTTCCTGAGTGCCTTCGTTAGCGCCCTGATACTAAAACACTTCCCATTTGGAACTCTCCCTCCAAACGTCTCAGAACCACTCTACTACATGGTTGGATACAGCCTCCTCATCAACGTTGCATTCGGAGTATTTAACCTCCTACCTGTTCCTCCCCTTGATGGCTCTAAAATTCTTGAAGCTTTCCTGCCCCCAAAGCTCTACTACTCCTATAAAAAAATTGAACCCTACGGTTTTATCATCCTCATAATCATCGTTATCAGTCCCGTTTTAAACTGGATACTCCTTCCACTCGTTAATGCCATAATAAATGCAATGAGAGCCATAACCTAA
- a CDS encoding thymidine phosphorylase, which yields MIFKELIKKKRDGRELSKEEIEFIVDSYTRGKVPDYQMGALLMAIYFQGLNYEEMLHLTDSMLRSGKTVTVKTEGILVDKHSTGGIGDKVSFIIAPVLAEMGFKVPMLSGRALGFTGGTVDKLESTGAKTELSQEEISQITEKFGFSISAQTKEIAPADRKIYALRDATETVESIPLIVSSILSKKLAVNTEAIVFDVKVGTGAFMKTQRRAEELAKGLVEVAKLYGKKAGALITEMSQPLGRFAGNALEIKESIDALSGKVEKDLLEVTASLVGLLFELTGRGSFKEGKKKAEEVILSGKALDRFIKWIEYLGGSPEVEIAKKKIVVEAPTSGHISSINGEALGYLIVELGGGRKKAGEAIDHSVGLGFLKKIGDYVEKGEPIGEIFYRLGDPTELVRKFLSAYKILETPCGKPAIVKKTIT from the coding sequence TTGATTTTTAAGGAGCTAATAAAGAAAAAGCGGGACGGAAGAGAGCTCTCCAAAGAGGAAATTGAGTTCATAGTGGACTCCTACACAAGAGGGAAAGTTCCCGACTACCAGATGGGAGCTCTCCTCATGGCCATCTATTTTCAGGGACTCAATTACGAGGAAATGCTACACCTAACAGATTCAATGTTAAGAAGCGGGAAAACCGTAACTGTTAAAACAGAAGGTATCCTTGTAGATAAGCACAGCACAGGAGGAATAGGGGATAAAGTTTCCTTCATCATAGCTCCCGTTCTTGCTGAAATGGGATTTAAAGTTCCGATGCTATCGGGGAGAGCTCTTGGCTTTACCGGAGGAACAGTTGATAAGCTTGAAAGCACCGGGGCAAAAACGGAGCTCTCACAGGAGGAAATCTCACAAATCACAGAAAAGTTTGGCTTCTCAATCTCTGCCCAGACCAAGGAGATAGCACCGGCCGACAGGAAAATCTACGCCCTGAGGGACGCTACAGAAACGGTAGAGAGTATCCCCCTCATAGTATCAAGCATTCTAAGTAAAAAGTTGGCCGTGAACACAGAGGCCATAGTCTTTGACGTGAAGGTTGGAACTGGAGCTTTCATGAAAACACAAAGAAGGGCTGAAGAACTTGCAAAAGGACTTGTTGAAGTGGCAAAGCTCTACGGAAAAAAAGCTGGAGCTCTCATAACTGAGATGAGCCAGCCCTTAGGAAGGTTTGCCGGGAACGCCCTTGAAATCAAAGAGTCCATAGATGCACTATCTGGGAAAGTAGAAAAAGACCTCCTTGAGGTAACTGCCTCTTTAGTCGGCCTCCTCTTTGAACTTACCGGAAGAGGAAGCTTTAAAGAGGGAAAGAAAAAGGCCGAGGAGGTTATCCTCTCCGGAAAAGCCCTTGACAGGTTTATTAAGTGGATTGAATACCTTGGAGGAAGTCCAGAGGTAGAAATAGCCAAGAAAAAAATAGTGGTGGAAGCTCCTACTTCTGGCCACATAAGCAGTATAAACGGAGAGGCCTTAGGATACCTAATTGTAGAGCTCGGAGGAGGAAGGAAGAAAGCCGGAGAGGCTATTGACCACTCGGTAGGTCTTGGCTTCTTGAAGAAAATAGGTGACTACGTTGAAAAGGGAGAACCCATAGGCGAAATCTTCTACAGACTCGGAGACCCTACAGAGCTTGTCAGAAAATTCCTATCTGCCTACAAGATTTTAGAAACTCCCTGCGGGAAACCGGCTATAGTAAAGAAAACCATAACTTAA
- a CDS encoding OmpA family protein produces MRKALALLTLSVFFVSGCATTQEGQTSKTATGAVIGAVVGGALGAATGPKGANKGKRVLIGAAIGALVGGAIGYALEQQAKELGEDLGVEPIDNTNPEVKPKEPPISESKPVAVVKEPEKVRVVLKNSLLFDFNSYELKPSAKETLRRVASTLTAHPDTVIVIAGFTDSTGSFSYNVGLSEKRAEAVKNELVLNGVDPTRILVFGCGPKKPIAPNNTEEGRALNRRVEILVYPKGVTIPHPCE; encoded by the coding sequence ATGAGGAAAGCTTTAGCATTACTAACTCTCTCCGTCTTTTTCGTTTCTGGGTGTGCTACAACACAAGAAGGGCAGACCAGTAAAACCGCTACCGGAGCTGTTATAGGTGCTGTTGTTGGCGGAGCTCTCGGCGCAGCCACAGGACCCAAAGGGGCTAACAAAGGAAAGAGAGTTCTAATTGGAGCAGCCATTGGAGCTTTAGTTGGAGGTGCTATAGGCTACGCCCTTGAACAGCAGGCCAAGGAGCTCGGCGAGGACTTAGGAGTAGAGCCCATAGACAACACCAATCCCGAAGTAAAACCTAAGGAGCCTCCAATTTCAGAGAGTAAACCCGTTGCAGTCGTTAAAGAGCCAGAAAAGGTAAGAGTAGTCCTTAAGAACTCCCTTCTCTTTGACTTTAACAGCTACGAGCTTAAACCTTCAGCAAAAGAGACATTAAGGAGAGTCGCCTCCACCCTCACAGCCCACCCAGACACTGTAATCGTCATAGCCGGCTTTACGGACAGCACCGGCTCTTTTAGCTACAACGTGGGACTTTCTGAGAAAAGGGCAGAGGCAGTTAAGAACGAGCTGGTTCTAAACGGCGTTGACCCAACGAGAATACTGGTCTTTGGCTGTGGGCCTAAAAAGCCGATAGCACCTAACAACACAGAAGAGGGAAGAGCTCTAAACAGGAGAGTTGAAATTCTCGTCTATCCCAAGGGAGTTACGATACCACATCCCTGCGAATAA
- the miaB gene encoding tRNA (N6-isopentenyl adenosine(37)-C2)-methylthiotransferase MiaB translates to MKKFYIKTFGCQMNVNDSEKMAGILRDMGYEKAESPEEADVIIVNTCSVRAKPDNKAFSFIGSLKKIKKKKPETIIAVAGCVPQKEKDSILRFSHVDLVFGTFNFMKLDSLLERAKRERVVEILNSKIPEEDRVPLIDSYLENPYVAYVTVQRGCNRFCTYCIVPFTRGRERSVKPELVVEEVKRLAERGVKEVQLLGQNVDFYNYEGVDFADLLYMVSEVEGIERIRFQTSHPAGFNRKIVKAMKEIEKVCPYVHLPPQSGSNRILERMNRGYTREEYIEKVMMLKGEIPDVALSGDFIVGFPGETEKDFEDTLSLVETCVFDQGFVFEFSPRPFTKAATFKDDVPKEVKNRRLQELQDLIKRQAEEKNRKRLGKVEEVLVEGRSPKGGELSGRTKDNKLVVFDGDEGLIGKFIKVEIVETSPFFLKGKPILEGA, encoded by the coding sequence ATGAAGAAGTTCTACATAAAGACCTTCGGCTGTCAGATGAACGTAAACGACTCAGAGAAGATGGCCGGTATTCTCCGGGACATGGGATACGAGAAGGCCGAAAGCCCGGAGGAAGCCGACGTTATCATAGTTAACACCTGCTCAGTAAGGGCAAAGCCCGACAACAAGGCATTTAGCTTTATCGGAAGCCTCAAAAAAATTAAGAAGAAAAAACCTGAAACTATCATCGCCGTTGCAGGCTGTGTTCCCCAAAAAGAAAAAGACTCTATCCTGCGCTTTTCTCACGTTGACTTAGTCTTTGGAACGTTTAACTTCATGAAGCTTGACAGCCTCCTTGAAAGGGCAAAGAGAGAAAGAGTCGTTGAGATTCTAAACTCAAAAATCCCAGAAGAGGACAGAGTTCCCCTAATAGACAGCTACCTTGAAAACCCTTACGTTGCCTACGTTACAGTCCAGAGGGGATGTAACAGGTTCTGCACCTACTGCATCGTTCCCTTTACAAGGGGAAGGGAAAGGAGCGTTAAGCCGGAGCTCGTCGTAGAGGAAGTTAAAAGGCTTGCAGAAAGGGGAGTTAAGGAAGTTCAGCTCCTCGGTCAGAACGTTGACTTTTACAACTACGAGGGAGTGGACTTTGCAGACCTCCTCTATATGGTCTCAGAGGTTGAGGGAATAGAGAGAATTCGCTTCCAGACATCCCACCCTGCCGGCTTTAACAGGAAAATCGTCAAGGCCATGAAAGAGATAGAAAAGGTCTGCCCCTACGTTCACCTTCCTCCTCAGAGTGGTTCAAACAGAATCTTAGAGAGAATGAACAGGGGCTACACGAGGGAGGAGTACATTGAAAAAGTAATGATGCTGAAAGGGGAAATTCCCGACGTAGCCCTTTCTGGTGACTTCATCGTAGGCTTCCCCGGAGAGACGGAAAAGGACTTTGAGGATACCCTTTCCCTTGTTGAAACCTGCGTCTTTGACCAAGGGTTTGTCTTTGAGTTCTCTCCAAGACCATTTACAAAGGCAGCAACCTTTAAAGACGACGTTCCAAAGGAAGTAAAGAACAGGAGACTTCAGGAGTTACAGGACCTCATAAAGCGCCAAGCAGAAGAGAAGAACAGGAAGAGGCTCGGCAAGGTAGAAGAAGTCCTCGTTGAGGGAAGAAGTCCTAAAGGAGGGGAACTTTCTGGAAGAACCAAGGATAACAAGCTCGTCGTCTTTGACGGTGACGAAGGCCTTATAGGAAAGTTCATAAAGGTTGAAATAGTAGAGACTTCACCCTTCTTCTTAAAAGGAAAACCGATTTTAGAAGGAGCTTGA
- a CDS encoding bifunctional nuclease family protein, producing MVEVSVIGITQDRYSGLPIIILGNEQERFAIPIWVGHWEAELLETELLGAVPPRPFPYDLIREIISAFRGEVERVVINDFDKGIYFAVIEVKRSDGEVLRIDSRPSDAINLAVRVNAPIFVKREVIEKASVIPLDECEGDNCREQWEQLIRELFED from the coding sequence ATGGTAGAGGTATCGGTAATAGGAATCACGCAGGATAGGTACAGTGGCCTTCCGATTATTATTCTCGGTAACGAGCAGGAGCGCTTTGCAATTCCGATTTGGGTTGGACACTGGGAAGCAGAGCTCCTTGAGACGGAACTCCTCGGAGCAGTTCCTCCAAGACCCTTCCCCTACGACCTCATAAGAGAAATCATCTCTGCCTTTAGAGGAGAAGTAGAGAGGGTTGTAATTAACGACTTTGACAAAGGTATCTACTTTGCAGTTATAGAAGTTAAACGTTCAGACGGAGAAGTTTTAAGGATTGACTCCCGTCCCAGTGACGCAATAAACTTGGCCGTAAGGGTAAACGCTCCGATTTTCGTTAAAAGGGAGGTAATAGAAAAAGCATCCGTTATTCCCCTTGATGAGTGTGAAGGGGATAACTGCAGGGAACAGTGGGAGCAACTAATAAGGGAACTCTTTGAGGACTAA